The following is a genomic window from Lepidochelys kempii isolate rLepKem1 chromosome 18, rLepKem1.hap2, whole genome shotgun sequence.
TACCATTTAGAGGAGGACACACAATGGTAATTTATCTTTTATTACCTTTGTGAGCCTCACTGAAGAAGTAGTTCATTAGCAGAGATTCTGATGTACATCACATACTggctttcttctctttcccctctctaTTACATGCAGAACATAGTGCAACATATATAGTAGTTATATAAGAACACTCCTAAATGCCCATAACAAAAGCCCCACACAGCCCACTCTACTTCCTAAAACACTCCAACATCAGCTTGTTGAATGAAGCTATAAAATAACTGCTCAGTTTAACGTGAGAGGGAGGTGGTAGAGAACAACTCTAGAGAGAGTATCCTCCACGAAATTCATGACCTAGTTAATTCATGCCATTTCCACTGACCACAGGGTCTGGGCTCACCTGCAGAATATTACAATAGATAAATCCCTGCTTGGTTTGTTATTTTTACCTCAAAGCAAAACTTCCTCCCTTCCTGGGAAAGTGTGAAGTCCTAGTTCCTGGGTACATGTTGTATCAGGGGCATTTGCGTATGTGTAAGCTGTCTATGTAAATAGTCCAAGGTACTTCAGGATCTGAGATCCTAACATTGTCTGAGAGGCAGTAAGTGTTGTGTCCATTATACGCTTCCCGGCCCCTTCTCCAGAGAGCTCTGTGCCAACAGCATGATGCTTTCTCCTCCattcattttatatttgtatcTCTTGGCTCCATGTTATTGGGCTTTCATATGCCAGAACACGGGGCCTTCTTCTGACTTCAGGATGGATGGAGATTACACGATTGCAGGATTTTTCCGACTGCATAGCTACTCAACAACAGTGAAATCTAGACCGGAAGTTGACATATGTGACAGGTAAGTGAGAAGGGTAGGGCTTGGCGCTGCAACAAATACTATGTATCAGTACCTAGATACTACAGTTAGTATGTCCAAGCAGGGGGTATGCTGTAATCACTGCTTAACATGCTGTCCAGTATTATCTCATTGCTTCCTTGTACTTGCGGTCTGTCTGCTAGATCCACCTGTTGCCTCTCATCTTAGCCTTAGATTTTAAATTCTTGGAGCAGGGCccgttctgtatttgtacagcagctaGTACAGTGGGGCTCCTGCAACCTAATACAATCACAGTGACCAGAGCTTTAGAAATGTGTTTCGCCTAGATTAGacagacacaaagaagaaaaTCATATTTAGCAGGAATAGAAACAGGAGGGGAAATGAGCAGGAAAAAGAAGTGGAACAAGAAGTAGGAAAGCAGATATTGGACAAAGAGACCCACTGCAAATAGACAGGAAGCTGCAACAGAGAAGACCCATGGTGGGCTGGGAGTTGGGGCATGCAAGGCTCACCTCTCATTAATAAAATGACAATAGTCCAAAATATCGGAGCTTAGCTGGTGCAACTGCGGCCATTACTGAAGAAAATCTCTGCTACAGCCAATATCCACTTTGTGCCATCAGAGATCTGGGGAGATGCAGGTGGTTTCTCCTCCTCTTGTGCCACCTGAGCAGGAGAAAGGGAGTAGAACAGGGCAGTGAATCTGCCCCATAGGATATTGCATAAAGAGTTGCTGATTAGGAGAGGGGCAGTGGGGATTTGAACTAATAGGTAAGATCTGATGTGTGTTGTGTAACAATAAATAGCGGCAAACTCAGTGTAAACGTACAAAAAGAAAGATGTTTGTGCTGCTGGTCTCCTCATGAATCCCCTGTGAGCAATGGTACATGTAGCAGAGGGGGGCACAGACAGGTGAAGTGATTTGTCTGAGGTCACCTAGTGTGTCAGCATTAGAACTCCAGGCTGCCTGGCTCTTGGACCACATTGTTGTTATGCCAGGCATTGCCCAGGGTGCATCTCCAAGATTCAGTGAAGCCTTCACATCTCTCTCTTGCCTCTGCAATAACACTTGTGTTTCTGCAGAGCAGCCTCTGTTTACAGCCATGGCTACCACCTGTTCCAAGCCATGAGACTCGCCATCGAGAAGATAAACAACTCCAGCAGTCTCCTCCCCAATGTCACTTTGGGCTACGAGATCTACAACACATGCTCAGAATCTGCCAACATGTATGCAACCCTGAGTAtccttgcccagagcaggcaGCACCATgtggaagtgctcagcaccttcacACACTACCAGCCCAAGGCTGTGGCTTTGATAGGACCAGACAGCAGCCACTTTACCCTCACCACTGCAGCTATCCTGAGCATCCTCCTTGTGCCAGAGGTAATCAGTAGCTTGTCTGGAGCAACGCCAAATATACCGTAAGCGATACGTTATCTGTGGCAGGGTCAAACACAGGAGCTGATTAGGGTAATACTGATTAATCAGAAGAAGGACAGGAAGTGGGCTTGTGGTTTGGAGTGGAGGTGGCTGGAGGATCAGTGCTCCAAGCAGGTGTTGCGACCCCTATGGTCCTTTGTGGCATGTGGGACTCAGTCTCGGTGTGACTCCAGAAGAGGTTAGGCTCATTCCTAGCGCTGAAAACGACATGCAGCCATGCTGCTTACTTGGTTGTTTTTTGAATGTGTGTTGCTGCGGCTACCACTTCCACATGCCCTCCAAATACCAATCCCCTCACGCCCACAAGAGTCACTGCTGACGCTGGTTCCTCCTGCCGGTATCGTTGCTCGGTGCCAATCGCCCCCCTGCTCCTCGGGTAATCACTGCTCAGCACTGACCTCCCGGCGGTACCAGTGCCCATCCCCCTCTGCGCAGTTTCCCAGCTGGAGACACATCCTTTCCCTGATTCCCTTTTGCAGATTAGTTACGAAGCCTCCAACGAGTTGCTGAGCCTGAAGAGCACCTACCCCTCGTTCCTGCGCACCATCCCCAGCGACAGGCTGCAGGTCGAGGCACTAGTGCTGTTGCTGCAGGAGTTCAGGTGGAACTGGATTGCGGTGCTGGGCAGTGATGATGCCTATGGCAGGAACGGGATAAAGACCCTGAAAGAAGTGGTGGCTAAGCATGACATCTGTGCCGCCTACCAAGGAATCATCCCTATGAAGGGGGGTGCCAACAGCCCAGAGCTGAAGGAGATGCTTAGAGTCCTTGTGGAGACCGGTGTCAATGTCACCGTCGTCTTCTCCAATGTGGACAGTGCTACAGACTTCTTTGACATGGTGGTTCAGGAGAACGTGACGGAGAAGGTGTGGCTGGGCACTGAGGCCTGGTCTCTAGCCTCAGAAGTCTGGAGCATCCCCGGCATCCACAGAATTGGCACGGTGATTGGGTTGTCAGTCAAGCAGGCAAAGCTTCCAGGATTGGAGGAATTTGAATCTGCCCATGTGAATTCAGAGAAAAGTAATGTAGCCATGTGTGCCCCTGATTTGGGTGCTGAAGGGAGCAGTGGTGGGAGCAGCAGCAATGAGAGTACCAGCCAAGGCTGCAATCAGATCTGCACAAGGTGCCACTCACTCACTTCAGCGCCCCAGGCGTTTGACATTTGGGCTGCCTTTAATGTATATTCGGCGGTGTTTGCTGTGGCCCGTGGCCTGCACAACTTGCTGGGTTGCTGCTCGGGAGCGTGCAGCAAGGACAAAGTCTATCCCTGGCAGGTGAGTGGGTCACTGGGAAAGGCTCCCTGCTCTCTTGTAGACTCTTGTGAGAGTCTCCTTGTGTGAAGCTGCATGGGGGCAGCCCAGAGCTCAGGGCAGGTTTGACTATGATGTAATGAGAGGCAGGGGACTGGAAGTAGAAAGGAGCAGAAGTATAAGCATCTAGCAGGATGAGCAGGTGTCCAGCAGCTCCAAGATCTACCTGTGAGCTGCATGCTGTCAGAGCACCGATAAGGTTTCAAGGCTGGTGAATTGAGTCCCAGAACAGGCCAGCACGGCTCTGCCAATGGGCCTCACCCTGCTCTGGAGAGACCATCCCTAATTAGAAGAGAGGATGGATGGTAGCTGGGGGCctcggacacctgggttcaattctctgcttcCCTATAGACTCCATGTGCCTTTGGGATGCCACTGACAGTAAAATTTTCAATAGCCCCTAAATGACTCAGATGCCTCCATctcttgaaagtcaatgggacttaggcatttttgaacaATATACCACTAGTCTCTGTGCTTCCGTTCTCCagctgtaacatggggataatagcaccacCCTGCCTCCGGGTGGTGGGGGAATTCATGAGGAAGAAGAAAGCAGCAAAGACTTGAACCCTCCCACCCCGTTAAGGCCCTAACCTATCCCTGACTGGGGTCTTTGCCCAAGTGGCTGAAGCTGTGTGTGGGAATCTTGGGTCTTTTCTGTCTGTGGCCTTTTTTGTTTTCCAGCTCCTGGAAAAAATCAAgcaggtgaatttcactctgcaGAATAGCAAGGTGCTTTTTGATGCCAATGGGGATCCCCTGACAGGCTATGACCTCGTCATGTGGAAGTGGACTGGCCTGACCTGGTCTTTTGATGTGATTGGGTCTTTCCTCCAAAAGCCAGACAGACTGAACATCAACCGGGATGGAATCCTGTGGCATACAAAGGATAATCAGGTACCACAGCATCTGAGCTGCATACTGGGAAAGGAGTGGCCTCAGGAGCTTCGGGCAGTAGCACCAAACGGGGATTTTCTTAgcattacaaacaaaacaaacctcccCTTATTCCTGAAACTTGACCCTGCATAAAGCTCTGTGTCCCTGGGGTTGGGGAAACAGAATCCTGCAGGCCGGGAGGGGCCCGCCTCACCACTCCTCCTTCTGCACTGAGTCACATTTTCTGGTCATGGTCAGGTCTGCTGCATCTCCACGGGTCTTTCCCTTAGCAGGGTGAAGCTGGGGCGCCCAGCatctcagggtgcaggctctgcaaCCATCAGGGCTGGCAGTACTGGGAACAGAGAGCTGACAAGCTCCTACTTGCATCTTAATTTTCAGAAAAAGCTCTCTCAGGAAGAACCACCCCAGGTATGCCCTTGTGCTGcccctgcacactgcccctgcatcCCACCCGCAGTCCTGACCCCTTTCCTGGACATTAAGATGCCTAGAAATATAAGGAACAGCCCTCTGGTGAGCAGCCTGCGCTGGTCCCAGGAACTCAGCTCTGCTCAGTCAGTGCTGTTTCCTAGCGGGCCCTAGCTGTGATGGGGGCTTTCTCTTGGCAGGCCTGACCCTTGCTGTGCTTTCATGTAGGTGCCTATGTCAGCTTGTTCAAAGGTCTGCGTAAAAGGAGAGAAGAGGATGCAGGTGGGGCTTCACCAATGCTGCTTTGACTGTGTGGCCTGCCCCGCAGGAACCTTCCTGAACAGCAGCGGTCAGTAGAACCTGAGGCAGCTCCTCACAGGGGTCACAGCCAGGGCAAGCTGGTTAATCTTGTTCTGCCATTCCTGTGTTCCTATCCTATGCACCTGGCTCCATGCTCCTCTTGGACACGCTTACTCCAGCCCTTCTCTGTGCTCCttgctttctccttctcctccatccTGGCTGCAgcagttttctcttctccttctcccattcccttccccttccccttgcgGGGCCTGATGACTAGCGTTTGAGATGCAAATGGCCCAGTGCAGCTTGCGCTCTGACTTCTCCATTTGAATAGCTCTCAGAAGGGCTGCTGTGCTGTGAGTATGTAAATTCCGGGTCTCCCCCGCCCACCACCCAGTGCTGGCTCCAGTGCACTCCTGGCTAGTGCTGGGAAGCTGTGGTTTCAGATGGTTGCCGGGAATCAGATGAACAGGTGAGCTGAAGCTGCCTGACTCCTCTCACTGTGAGCtttgggtgggaggaggcaggtgtgaCAGCTGCTGCCTGCCCTGGGAGGAAGAGCCTGCCCACTGTTGTCTTTGTCCTGTTGATGGGGCAGGCAGACAGACAAACCCAGAAAGAATGAGCAGCCCCAGGTGGCAATAAACACCAGGGTGGAATTTGGTTAGTGGCTAGTCGATGGTGCTGGAAGTGATATGAAAATGCTTGGGTGCTGGGGGCCAGGTGGTGCCCTGGGCTGACTGCAGGATTAGCTGATCCCCGCTGTGCCAGCCACAAATGCAAACTTATGGCAAGAGAAAGTCTTCAGCCCCTTCACTCTCACTCAGTAGATGCCAGCAAACTCCACGTTCCACTAGAGCATGAGCTTTGGGCAACCACCAACAGTGAAGAGCCTCAGGAGTAAGTTACTCAGTGGCCTGGCTGGGTGAACAGCCCTGCACCTAACTAGCAGTTGGAggagagagcagctgctgcagacaTGCCAGCCTTTGTGGGGCTGTTGCATCTGCTGGAGCCCACATCACACGTCCCTGCAGACTAGCTGCATGAGCTGTGTACTTTACCTCAACCAGGACTCCAGCTGGGACCCAGGTGGTCTGTAAGCCTTAGTTCACTCAGCTAAGCCAACAGCAGCTACTGCCCCTGACTAAGCTGGGGGGAGCCGTGCTGAGGGAGGCCACTCTATAGACCAGAGCTCTCCCATTCCAATTCCTTTCCATATCCTGCCACAGTCACCCCAGTGGTCTCATAGGACCATTAATGTCACAGGAATTGCACCCACTCACTCTAGGGCTGAGGCCTTAGGATTTGTCACCTTTTATACTGTCTCATTAAACCTTGTTTGGAGGTGGTGCACATTGATCCCAGGTCATTAAAGACCCTAAGGCACTTTACATAAGGGCTGGGTTGTTATCCCCAGCATCTGTGCTCCACCTCAGAGGTAACTGCATCCCAGTGGTGAGTGATCCCTGTACACAGCTTGTTAAGTGTTTTGGGATCCTTTCAGGCATGAGGTGCTATAAGGTGGCAGATCATTATTACCATAACCAGCATGGTGTGTGAGCAGCATCTCAGCTCTTCCATTCCCTTCCTCTGCAGACCTCTACAATTGCCAGCCCTGTGGTACAGATCAGTGGGCCCCAATGAAGAGTGAAATCTGCTTGAATCGGACCACTGAATTTCTGTCCTGGGCTGACCCCGTCTCCTGGGCCTTGCTGACTGCCATcacccttctgctgctgctgctggcagggacaACTGCCCTCTTTGCCCAGAACCTCACCACGCCAGTGGTCAAGTCGGCAGGCGGCAGAATGTGCTTCCTCATGCTGGGCGCTCTGATCTGTGCCTGCTGCAGCCTCTACTGCTACTTTGGGGAGCCCACCTGGCACACGTGTCTGCTGAGGCTGCCCATCTTCTCCATTAGCTTCACCATTTGCCTCTCGTGCACTGCAACCCGTGCCTTCCAGATCGTCTGCATCTTCAAACTGGCGTCTAAGTGGCCTGCCTTCTATAGAGCCTGGGTGAAGCACAACGGACCCAACCTGTTCATCGGAGCCTGCACAGCCACCCAGGTGGCGATGTGCCTGGTCTCGCTCAGCATCAATCCCTCAGTGCCCAGGAAGGACTACACGACCTTTGTGACGATGACCATCTTCCAGTGCTCGGAAGATGATGCTGTGTGGGGGCTGCTCTACAACACAATGCTCAGTGTCTGCTGCTTTGTCATCAGCTACATGGGGAAGGACCTGCCTGAGAACTACAATGAGGCCAAGTGCATCACCTGCAGCCTGCTTATCAACTTAGTCAGCTTCATCTGCTATCTCACCACCTACATCTTCTACCATGGCAAGTACCTGGTGGCCATCACTGTGCTGTCCAACCTGTCCACCCTGTCTGGGATCTTTGGAGGCTACTTCCTCCCCAAGGGCTACATCATCCTCTTCCGAGCGGAGCTCAACACCACTGAGCACTTCCAGATGTCTATCCAGAGTTACACCAGGAAGAGCAGCTCAGACTGAGCCCACAGGCGGGGGAGCAGGGAGACTTTGGGATTTacatggggtgggtggggggaggtccCTCACAGCTGTTGAATTCTGTGCTCTCAGCATCCCACTGTGGAGGAAGAGGGTGTGACAGAGATctgtgcagggagctgcaggggggctctagtgggagctggggatgagaTGGGGGGTGCGGAGGGGTGGAGTGAAATGAGCTCAGGCCTGTGACTACCTGCCACCAGTAACTGATCCTGCTGGGCTGCGAGGTGAGAGTAGCTGTGTGGGAGTTGGGATGGAGCGGGTATTGGGCAACATACCCTGCAGGGGGCACATGGGAGCACGCAGGCCACATGGGGTCTGTGCTGTGGGAGGTGGCAGCAAGAAAAGACAGACTCGAGAGCTCCCATGTTTCAGTTAGAACAGGCGTTGACAAAGCTGGGCCTGGGGCCTTGCCTCACTCCCAGCCAGCCTGTGGGGTCAGGGACAACTCATCTGCCATGCTCTTCATCTTCCCTGTGAGTGGAAGGCCggccctgtgacagagccatgtGCAGGGGGCCTGTGCAGGGCACAGTGGTTGTGACCCCAGAGCCTAGTGGGTGAGGGAGTTTAGGGGCAGTGAGGTCAGCCCGGGGCAGTAATGCTTTGCTCTCCCCTTTCGTGGCTCCTTCCCACCTCCAGCCCTCCAAGGGACAGAGCTTCCCAGAGCCGCATCCACACCAGTCCTGCTGCCAGCACCAGGGCTGCACTTCGTAGCAGCACAAGACTGGCTCCATGAGCTAGTGCACATCCTTAGCCAGGCTCCGTGGCTCCAGCATTTCAGGAGCACTAACTCCCACTGTTACACCCTGCATGGAATCCTCATAGCCGCAAGATGGCAGCCCTGCATGCCACCTGCCCAGCTGCAGCGTAAGTTGCAGGTCACAGACCTGGAGACAACAGTAGGTCCCAAGGGGGCCACATCCTCCAAGACAAGACTGCTGTAGGGCATGGGGAATGGAATGGATGGCACAAGTCATTATACTCTATCCTGGCTCTTAAACACCTACCCTCAAGAGACAGATCTGGGCTTCTCTTTTCTCCCTACTAAATGGATGGAATACCTggtgagtggggctgggtgggggacgGGATCCCCATGAGCCCAGCACCTCGGAACAGGAGGCTCTTGATGATTTGCTCATGCCCCTGGAACTGAGTGGCCTGATAGTCTCTCAGGCTGGTTACCCAAGAGACGTGAGAACAGCTTCCTGGGAGGCTTGGACCACTGGCTTTGTCAGCTCAAGGTGGAAAAGGAGGGGCTGAGCACACTGGCCAGCCTAGGATAAAAATGCCCCTTTTCTCTCGGGTGCTGATATGGGTAGAGAGGGGGgctgggaacatgctgctgcttctcagcACCAGGCACCCAGCACCCACGCACAGGCTCATTCCCTCCCACGGGACACTatgggacactgagcagaggtaACTTACATAGCGGGCACTCAGATCCAGTCCTCATGCTCTTCTCCCTCAGCATCTGAAGCCATTTCACTgtgccctcagcccctccctctcACCTGCCCCAAAAAGTTCTGACCTTAAGTACTATTTTGTCAGATAATTTTTACTGTTAAACTGCCATTAAATATAACACAGGAGAAAAAACACAAATGTCTCTCCAAAAACAGGTGGCAACAGCACCCAAACGGCCAATAACAGTCAATCAAACTTCACTGGAAACTCACTCACTGCTGCATTACAGCCCATAGTTAGCCCCGCTCCTACCCCTGGGGAGTTACAAGAGCCTTTGCCAACAGTGGCATGGTGACTGGCTGCAAGCTGCGATTCCCAGGGTCTGCTGGATTTGCCTAGGGAGGCTGAATGCAGATTTTTGCTCCTCTTTCAGGGTGAGTCACTCAGTTGTCAGTTTCAGCTGAGAGTATCCAGGGGAATAACATCTGCCGCCATGTGTATGAGGTTCCCTTCCAGCCAAGTATGCCAGCAACGACCAAGGGGATGGAGCTGTTCTGCCTGGAGCAGTTTATAGCCTGTCCCTCAATGACAAGGGGCTCTTTCTGCCAGGGCCTCCAAAGCCCCTCTGCGTTCCCTGCGGCTCTGGGACAGGCTCCCACCCTGCACTCAGCAGTTTGCTATTTGTTGCCTCATGCTCCCCGAGTGATGCAAactgcagtgcctcctgcaaACTCCAGGCCTAACCTCCACTGTGCTGGGAAAGTGCTCCCCTGTGGATGGGCAAGAAGCCAACCGAGCTTTCTGAATGAGATACGCAGGCTGTTTGTCTTCCTTGGATGCCCAGAGCACACTAGTCAcctccttgctccaaagagctcctATTCTTAGCTCAGTGACACAATAAGGTCATCACCAAGGTCTGTGGTGGGAGGGAGCCTGAGGAGAGGAAGGACGATGATGCCAATAACACAGTCATGCTGGGATGCAGAAAGATGTGCACACACAAGGAACGGGCTACTGAGGGAATTTGCACAAATATCACATGCTCACCCCCCCATCGCACACTCACCTCCCCCATTTCACACTCTGCTCACTCACATAGGTCAATGGGCTACAGGGTGTCTCTCTGGATTCACGGCCAGGCTTATGGCTTTTTCAGGGAACAGTTTTATTCTTCACTATAAAACCTAGGCCAAACAGCAAAACCCACCAAACCCCCACCCCTAGTTCTGGCCACCAGGGGCTCCTGCTCCCAGAGGCTTTTCCCCTTGGGTCTCTTAACACTTAGAGGGAACAACACAGCCTTCAGCAGAAGCCCATCTCCATCCTTCCCACCTGAGGCAAAGTCTTCACTACCACGTCAGAATAACTTTTTCACATGTAAGTTACacctaagcgccggtgtggacggtcctatgtcggcaggagagcatctcccagtgcctctcgcagaggtggattcactgtgccgacaggagagctctctcccattggcctagagtgTCTTTGGCAGACGCACGGCTGTGGCTTGGTtgcagctgtgccgatgtagtgcttctagtgtagactagccctgagtcACCTGGTGGCTTGATAATCCCTTACTCCCTTCCCAGATGGGCCTGATAGTTGAACAGGGCTACTTGGCacaggtgccgactccgtgggtgctccagggctggagcaccccttgggaaaaattggtgggtgttctgtacccaccggcagctccctgccccgccccagctcacctccgcctccgtCTCCTCCCCTGGGCGCGCCGcgtccctcttctccccccctccctcccagcgttTGCTGcggcaaaacagctgtttccttGTAGAAGTTCCTGCTCCTAGTAAGTGGAATTACTGAGCCCTGAGACTACCAGAGCAGGACAGGCTGCAGATTTTAtacaatggaccagattctgagaCTCCCACTTGTATTAAGTAGCACCTGACTCAGCAAACAGTCCTACTGACTTAGATGGGCCCTGTCATGGAGCGAAGTGCTACTCAACCTGAAAtaggagagcagaatctggcctaataGCTGCACAGATTTTGGAACAGTACCAAGCTCATCACATGGAAGAATATTTTAATGACAAGTCCTTGTAACATACTTAAAGGCTCCCCATGTCCAGCCCAGAACCCTTGGCAGGAAGCTTTCTGCTCTCCCATAGCTGAAGCTTATTTTATTCCTTGTCTATTAAGCTGTCATTGCTAACTGTAGCTATTGCAAACATTCCTGTGCTGCAGAATGCAAATGGTGGGTTGTTACAATGTTTCATGAGCTGCCAGACTCAATAAAAAGAAATCGCTAATGACAGCCCGTTTAATTACAGATTCTCCTTTTTTAGGTCACAACTGAATATTCACTGAGTCAACcagagggagcagggctgcaATAACTAAGTCACAGCAAATACCAAAGGTGGTCAGTCCCTCCATACGGACGTCAAATGCTAGCAAGTAACCGACTCTCCACGAAACAGCTCTATGCATAGGCCTGGAAAGGTGTCCATGGTGCTAAATGCAGGAGTCTAAATAAAGCCTCCAGCTGATTCCCTGCTGATTCTCCTTAGCAACAGAGACCCAGGTCAGGCAGATGCTATAGCATGTTGCGCTCAGTGAGAGGAGAGTTTGATGCTCTGAAGCCTCTGGCTTTTGAGACACACAAATCCACGTTAATTAATATCCACATGAAAAATGACAGCTATTGTGATAGGAGTCCCTGTGAGTGATCGAGGTCCTGACATGGCCTTCGTGCCTGCCCATCCGAGCACCTCAGAGTCATTCATGGATCTTTATACTCACTACATTGCTGGGAGGGTGTGGAGCATTAGCCCTGTTTACACTGGGGTAGATCAGcacaaacaacaaggagtccttgtggcaccttagagactaacacatgtatttgggcataagctttcgtgggctaggacccacttcatcagatgcatggagtggaaaatacaggaacaggtataaatacatgaaaagatgtgatttGCCTTACCacgtgtgaggtcagtctaacaagataattcaattgacagcaggataccaagggaggaaaaataacttttgcagtggtaatgagagtggcccatttcagacagttgttaagaaggtgtgagtaacagtaggtggaaattagtattggggaaattaggtttaggttttgtaatgtaGATTAGGTGACTGCTCCCAAGTGGCTGAGCTGAGAACTGAAGTCAGGTCTGTTGTGTGGCAAGTCAGTGCCCCATCCTCAAGGCATCCTTCCTAAATGACACACAGCACCATTCCCCAGACTTAATAATGAACTGTACTGAAAACATGCAACAACTTCTGGCATCTTCACCAACACCAAAAAAAgggctcaatttttttttaaaaacagtgattTCAGCCAACAGAGATGATTGCACAGAAGGGTCTCCTA
Proteins encoded in this region:
- the TAS1R1 gene encoding taste receptor type 1 member 1 isoform X1; translated protein: MMLSPPFILYLYLLAPCYWAFICQNTGPSSDFRMDGDYTIAGFFRLHSYSTTVKSRPEVDICDRAASVYSHGYHLFQAMRLAIEKINNSSSLLPNVTLGYEIYNTCSESANMYATLSILAQSRQHHVEVLSTFTHYQPKAVALIGPDSSHFTLTTAAILSILLVPEISYEASNELLSLKSTYPSFLRTIPSDRLQVEALVLLLQEFRWNWIAVLGSDDAYGRNGIKTLKEVVAKHDICAAYQGIIPMKGGANSPELKEMLRVLVETGVNVTVVFSNVDSATDFFDMVVQENVTEKVWLGTEAWSLASEVWSIPGIHRIGTVIGLSVKQAKLPGLEEFESAHVNSEKSNVAMCAPDLGAEGSSGGSSSNESTSQGCNQICTRCHSLTSAPQAFDIWAAFNVYSAVFAVARGLHNLLGCCSGACSKDKVYPWQLLEKIKQVNFTLQNSKVLFDANGDPLTGYDLVMWKWTGLTWSFDVIGSFLQKPDRLNINRDGILWHTKDNQVPMSACSKVCVKGEKRMQVGLHQCCFDCVACPAGTFLNSSDLYNCQPCGTDQWAPMKSEICLNRTTEFLSWADPVSWALLTAITLLLLLLAGTTALFAQNLTTPVVKSAGGRMCFLMLGALICACCSLYCYFGEPTWHTCLLRLPIFSISFTICLSCTATRAFQIVCIFKLASKWPAFYRAWVKHNGPNLFIGACTATQVAMCLVSLSINPSVPRKDYTTFVTMTIFQCSEDDAVWGLLYNTMLSVCCFVISYMGKDLPENYNEAKCITCSLLINLVSFICYLTTYIFYHGKYLVAITVLSNLSTLSGIFGGYFLPKGYIILFRAELNTTEHFQMSIQSYTRKSSSD
- the TAS1R1 gene encoding taste receptor type 1 member 1 isoform X2, whose amino-acid sequence is MDGDYTIAGFFRLHSYSTTVKSRPEVDICDRAASVYSHGYHLFQAMRLAIEKINNSSSLLPNVTLGYEIYNTCSESANMYATLSILAQSRQHHVEVLSTFTHYQPKAVALIGPDSSHFTLTTAAILSILLVPEISYEASNELLSLKSTYPSFLRTIPSDRLQVEALVLLLQEFRWNWIAVLGSDDAYGRNGIKTLKEVVAKHDICAAYQGIIPMKGGANSPELKEMLRVLVETGVNVTVVFSNVDSATDFFDMVVQENVTEKVWLGTEAWSLASEVWSIPGIHRIGTVIGLSVKQAKLPGLEEFESAHVNSEKSNVAMCAPDLGAEGSSGGSSSNESTSQGCNQICTRCHSLTSAPQAFDIWAAFNVYSAVFAVARGLHNLLGCCSGACSKDKVYPWQLLEKIKQVNFTLQNSKVLFDANGDPLTGYDLVMWKWTGLTWSFDVIGSFLQKPDRLNINRDGILWHTKDNQVPMSACSKVCVKGEKRMQVGLHQCCFDCVACPAGTFLNSSDLYNCQPCGTDQWAPMKSEICLNRTTEFLSWADPVSWALLTAITLLLLLLAGTTALFAQNLTTPVVKSAGGRMCFLMLGALICACCSLYCYFGEPTWHTCLLRLPIFSISFTICLSCTATRAFQIVCIFKLASKWPAFYRAWVKHNGPNLFIGACTATQVAMCLVSLSINPSVPRKDYTTFVTMTIFQCSEDDAVWGLLYNTMLSVCCFVISYMGKDLPENYNEAKCITCSLLINLVSFICYLTTYIFYHGKYLVAITVLSNLSTLSGIFGGYFLPKGYIILFRAELNTTEHFQMSIQSYTRKSSSD
- the TAS1R1 gene encoding taste receptor type 1 member 1 isoform X3; translated protein: MRLAIEKINNSSSLLPNVTLGYEIYNTCSESANMYATLSILAQSRQHHVEVLSTFTHYQPKAVALIGPDSSHFTLTTAAILSILLVPEISYEASNELLSLKSTYPSFLRTIPSDRLQVEALVLLLQEFRWNWIAVLGSDDAYGRNGIKTLKEVVAKHDICAAYQGIIPMKGGANSPELKEMLRVLVETGVNVTVVFSNVDSATDFFDMVVQENVTEKVWLGTEAWSLASEVWSIPGIHRIGTVIGLSVKQAKLPGLEEFESAHVNSEKSNVAMCAPDLGAEGSSGGSSSNESTSQGCNQICTRCHSLTSAPQAFDIWAAFNVYSAVFAVARGLHNLLGCCSGACSKDKVYPWQLLEKIKQVNFTLQNSKVLFDANGDPLTGYDLVMWKWTGLTWSFDVIGSFLQKPDRLNINRDGILWHTKDNQVPMSACSKVCVKGEKRMQVGLHQCCFDCVACPAGTFLNSSDLYNCQPCGTDQWAPMKSEICLNRTTEFLSWADPVSWALLTAITLLLLLLAGTTALFAQNLTTPVVKSAGGRMCFLMLGALICACCSLYCYFGEPTWHTCLLRLPIFSISFTICLSCTATRAFQIVCIFKLASKWPAFYRAWVKHNGPNLFIGACTATQVAMCLVSLSINPSVPRKDYTTFVTMTIFQCSEDDAVWGLLYNTMLSVCCFVISYMGKDLPENYNEAKCITCSLLINLVSFICYLTTYIFYHGKYLVAITVLSNLSTLSGIFGGYFLPKGYIILFRAELNTTEHFQMSIQSYTRKSSSD